The segment AAGGGTGACATCGTATGGCTCGAGTACGACGCCTACACGGTGAACCCCAACGGGACGCAGTCCCTCTTCGACACGACCCACGAGGAGGTCGCGAAGAAGGAGAACAAGTTCGAGGAGAAGAAGGTCTACGCCGAGCAGGCCGTCGTCGTAGGCAAGGGACGCCTGTTCGCGGGGCTCGAGGACGCGCTCCTGGGTTCGAACCTCGGTGATTCCAAGGAGGTTGTCATCCCCGCGGAGAAGGCCGCGGGCGCGCGTGACGCGCGGCTGGTCGAGCTCAAGACGGAGCGCGAATTCTTGCGGCAGGAGATCACGCCCGAGCTCGGCCTCGAGGTGTCCATCGGCGGGCGGAGAGGCACGATCACGTCCCTCGCCGCGGGCCGAGTCCGAGTCGACTTCAACAATCCACTCGCCGGGAAGACCGTCAAGTACGTCTTCAAGATCACAAAGAAGGCCACGACCCCGGAGGATCGGATCCGCGCGATCCTCGAGATGGACTACGGACTCGCGGAGCAGTTCAAGATCCAGCTCACGGACGATGTCCTCGAAGTGA is part of the Thermoplasmata archaeon genome and harbors:
- a CDS encoding peptidylprolyl isomerase — its product is MASDTIGKGDIVWLEYDAYTVNPNGTQSLFDTTHEEVAKKENKFEEKKVYAEQAVVVGKGRLFAGLEDALLGSNLGDSKEVVIPAEKAAGARDARLVELKTEREFLRQEITPELGLEVSIGGRRGTITSLAAGRVRVDFNNPLAGKTVKYVFKITKKATTPEDRIRAILEMDYGLAEQFKIQLTDDVLEVKVPDLCKTDEKWFVSKFRVFADLRELTDLHVMRFVEEYEKKVEAPKEEKPAEAKAEEPKAEAKPKPAPKKARQPKKPAEPKRSEEELPPEEKAPEEL